Sequence from the Streptomyces mobaraensis NBRC 13819 = DSM 40847 genome:
CCGAGCTGGCCCGGAGCGAGTGCCACACGGTGCTCAACGGCATCACGGGTTCGATCGGTCTGGCGCCGACCCTGGCGGCCCTGGAGGCGGGCCGGTCCCTGGCGCTGGCGAACAAGGAGTCGCTGATCGTCGGCGGCCCGCTGGTCAAGGCCGTCGCCAAGCCCGGCCAGATCGTCCCGGTGGACTCCGAGCACGCGGCCCTCTTCCAGGCGCTGCTCGGCGGTGCCCGCAGCGAGGTCCGCAAGCTCGTGGTGACCGCTTCCGGCGGTCCGTTCCGCGGCCGCACCAAGGAGCAGCTGGCCGCCGTCACCCCGGCGGACGCCCTGGCGCACCCGACCTGGTCCATGGGCCCGGTGATCACCGTCAACTCCGCGACCCTGGTCAACAAGGGCCTGGAGGTGATCGAGGCCCACCTGCTCTACGACATCCCGTTCGACCGGATCGAGGTCGTCGTCCACCCCCAGTCGTACGTGCACTCCATGGTCGAGTTCACCGACGGCTCCACCCTCGCCCAGGCCACCCCGCCGGACATGCGGGGCCCGATCGCCATCGGCCTGGGCTGGCCGGAGCGGGTGCCGGACGCCGCCCCGGCCTTCGACTGGTCGAAGGCGTCGACGTGGGAGTTCTTCCCGCTCGACGAGGAGGCGTTCCCCTCCGTCGCGCTCGCCCGCCACGTCGGCGGCCTGGGCGGCACCGCCCCGGCGGTCTTCAACGCCGCCAACGAGGAGTGCGTCGACGCGTTCCTCTCCGGCGGCCTGCCGTTCAATGGCATCGTGGACACCGTCGCCGAGGTCGTCGCGGAGCACGGCACCCCCGACCGGGGAACCCTCCTCACGGTCCCGGACGTCCTGCAGGCGGAGACCTGGGCCCGCGCCCGGGCCCGCGAACTGGTGGCGCGTACGGCAACCGCGGTCCGTACGGCCGGAGCGACCTCGGAGGCCCGCGCATGACCCTTCTGATGACGGTCCTCGGGATAGTCGTCTTCGTGGTGGGCCTGCTGTTCTCCATCGCCTGGCACGAGCTGGGCCACCTCTCGACCGCCAAGATGTTCGGCATCCGCGTGCCGCAGTACATGGTCGGCTTCGGACCGACGATCTTCTCCAGGAAGAAGGGCGACACCGAGTACGGCATCAAGGCGATCCCGCTCGGCGGCTACATCCGCATGATCGGCATGTTCCCGCCCGGCGAGGACGGCAAGATCGCGGCCCGGTCCACGTCCCCCTGGCGCGGGATGATCGAGGACGCCCGGTCGGCGGCGTTCGAGGAGCTCCAGCCGGGCGACGAGAGCCGGCTGTTCTACACGCGCAAGCCCTGGAAGCGCGTGATCGTGATGTTCGCCGGGCCCTTCATGAACCTGGTGCTCGCCGTGGTGCTCTTCCTCGGCGTGCTGATGACCTTCGGCGTCCGCACCGAGACGACGCAGGTCGGCTCGGTCCAGGACTGCGTCGTCAAGGCGTCCAGCGCCACCGACACCTGCCCCAAGGACGCCCCGAAGTCCCCGGCCAACGCGGCCGGCCTGCGGCCCAAGGACAAGATCGTCGCGTTCGACGGCGACCCGACGCCCGACTGGAAGACGATCCAGAAGGACATCCGGAAGACCACCGGACCGGCGACGATCACCGTCGAGCGCGACGGCAAGCGCCTCGACCTGCACGCCAACCTGATCAAGAACCAGGTCCAGAAGTACGACGGCGACGGCAACCCGATCCGCGGCGAGTACATCACCGCCGGATTCCTCGGCTTCGCGCCCGCCAGCGGCATCGTCCAGCAGTCCTTCGGCCAGTCGGTCGACCGGATGGGCGACATGGTGCAGTCCGGCGTCGAGTCCCTGGTCGCCCTGCCCGGCAAGATCCCCGACCTCTGGAATGCGGCCTTCGACGGTGGCGAGCGCAAGGCCGACTCCCCGATGGGCGTCGTCGGCGCGGCCCGGGTCGGCGGCGAGGTGTTCACCCTCGACATCCCGCCGTCCCAGCAGATCGCGCTGATGCTGACCCTGGTGGCCGGCTTCAACCTCTCGCTGTTCCTGTTCAACATGCTGCCGCTGCTGCCCCTGGACGGCGGGCACATCGCCGGCGCCCTGTGGGAATCGGTGCGCCGGATGTTCGCCAGGGTCTTCCGCCGCCCGGATCCCGGCCCCTTCGACGTGGCCAAGCTGATGCCGGTCGCCTACGTCGTCGCGGGTATCTTCATCTGCTTCACCCTGCTCGTCCTCGTGGCCGATGTGGTGAATCCGGTGCGCCTGACGTAAGGAGGGCGGGGTCCGCTCCCGGCCCCGCGCCCCCGGCGCGCGGAATGCGTTCCGCCACCGTTCGTTCGGGCGGTGTTCGGGGCGGGATGTGCTTCGGGGGAGGCGCTTGCCGTAATCTCGGAGACCGGAGCCCGCCGATCTCGGGACCATGATTCAGACCTTGGGGTTGCTCGCCAGATGACCGCGATTTCGCTGGGAATGCCGTCCGTTCCGACCAAGCTCGCCGACCGCCGCGTCAGCCGCAAGATCCAGGTCGGGTCCGTCGCCGTGGGCGGGGACGCGCCGGTGTCGGTGCAGTCGATGACGACGACGCGGACGTCGGACATCGGTGCGACGTTGCAGCAGATCGCGGAGCTGACGGCGTCGGGGTGCCAGATCGTGCGGGTGGCGTGTCCGACGCAGGACGACGCGGACGCGTTGAAGGTGATCGCGGCGAAGTCGCAGATCCCGGTGATCGCGGACATCCACTTCCAGCCGAAGTACGTGTTCGCGGCGATCGATGCCGGGTGTGCGGCGGTGCGGGTGAATCCGGGGAACATCAAGCAGTTCGACGACAAGGTCAAGGAGATCGCCAAGGCGGCCTCCGACGCCGGGACGCCGATCCGCATCGGTGTGAACGCCGGGTCGCTGGACCGCCGTCTGCTGCAGAAGTACGGCAAGGCCACGCCCGAGGCGCTGGTGGAGTCGGCGCTGTGGGAGGCGTCGCTGTTCGAGGAGCACGGCTTCCGCGACATCAAGATCTCGGTCAAGCACAACGACCCGGTGGTGATGGTCAACGCCTACCGGCAGCTCGCCGCCCAGTGCGACTACCCGCTGCACCTGGGCGTGACGGAGGCGGGCCCGGCGTTCCAGGGCACGATCAAGTCGGCTGTGGCCTTCGGTGCGCTGCTGTCGGAGGGGATCGGTGACACGATCCGGGTGTCGCTGTCGGCGCCGCCGGCGGAGGAGGTCAAGGTCGGCATCCAGATCCTGGAGTCGCTGAACCTGCGCCAGCGCCGGCTGGAGATCGTCTCGTGTCCGTCGTGCGGGCGGGCGCAGGTGGACGTCTACAAGCTGGCGGACGAGGTGACGGCGGGCCTGGAGGGCATGGAGGTGCCGCTGCGCGTGGCGGTGATGGGCTGTGTGGTCAACGGTCCGGGTGAGGCGCGTGAGGCGGACCTGGGTGTGGCGTCCGGCAATGGCAAGGGGCAGATCTTCGTGAAGGGCGAGGTCATCAAGACCGTCCCCGAGTCGAAGATCGTCGAGACCCTCATCGAAGAGGCCATGAAGATCGCCGCCCAGATGGAGAAGGACGGCGTCGCCTCCGGCGAGCCCGAGGTCAGCGTCGCCGGCTGACGTGCGCGGTCCCGTGGCGGGAGGCCCGTCGTCCTCCCGCCGGGACGGGGTAGGCGTCGCACCGGAGAGGTAAAGTGCCAGGAATCTGTTTTCCCGGCCTCCGGCCGCGACGGTGAGGCAACCGCACACGTGTTGACGACGACCACGACCAAGGTCCTGGAGCCCGGCGACCTCGACGCCGCCCTCGCGGTACTCGACCGCGACCCCGTCGCCAACGCCTTCGTCGCCGCCCGTGTCCAGGTCGCCGGCCTGGACCCCTGGCGGCTCGGCGGCGAGATGTGGGGCTGGTACGTCCTCGGGCGCCTGGAGGCGCTCTGCTACGCCGGGGCCAACCTCGTCCCCATCTGCGCCGGCCCCGAGGCCGTCCGCGCCTTCGCCGACCGCGCCCGCCGGGCCGGCCGCCGCTGCTCCTCCATCGTCGGCCCCGCCGAGTCCACCGCCGCCCTCTGGGCGCTGCTGGAGCCGCACTGGGGCCCGGCCCGCGAGGTCCGCGCCCACCAGCCGCTCATGGTCACCCGCTCGATGCCCGCCGACGTCGAACCCGACCCGCTGGTCCGCCGCGTCCGCAAGGACGAGATGGAGTTGATCCTCCCGGCCTGCGTCGCCATGTTCACCGAGGAGGTCGGCGTCTCGCCGCTGGCCGGCGACGGCGGGCTCCTCTACCAGGCGCGCGTGGCCGAACTGGTGGGCTCCGGCCGGTCATTCGCTCGGATAGAGAACGGCAAGGTCGTCTTCAAGGCC
This genomic interval carries:
- the ispG gene encoding flavodoxin-dependent (E)-4-hydroxy-3-methylbut-2-enyl-diphosphate synthase, giving the protein MTAISLGMPSVPTKLADRRVSRKIQVGSVAVGGDAPVSVQSMTTTRTSDIGATLQQIAELTASGCQIVRVACPTQDDADALKVIAAKSQIPVIADIHFQPKYVFAAIDAGCAAVRVNPGNIKQFDDKVKEIAKAASDAGTPIRIGVNAGSLDRRLLQKYGKATPEALVESALWEASLFEEHGFRDIKISVKHNDPVVMVNAYRQLAAQCDYPLHLGVTEAGPAFQGTIKSAVAFGALLSEGIGDTIRVSLSAPPAEEVKVGIQILESLNLRQRRLEIVSCPSCGRAQVDVYKLADEVTAGLEGMEVPLRVAVMGCVVNGPGEAREADLGVASGNGKGQIFVKGEVIKTVPESKIVETLIEEAMKIAAQMEKDGVASGEPEVSVAG
- a CDS encoding GNAT family N-acetyltransferase, coding for MLTTTTTKVLEPGDLDAALAVLDRDPVANAFVAARVQVAGLDPWRLGGEMWGWYVLGRLEALCYAGANLVPICAGPEAVRAFADRARRAGRRCSSIVGPAESTAALWALLEPHWGPAREVRAHQPLMVTRSMPADVEPDPLVRRVRKDEMELILPACVAMFTEEVGVSPLAGDGGLLYQARVAELVGSGRSFARIENGKVVFKAEIGAATARACQIQGVWVAPEHRGRGLSVTGMAAVLDHALREVAPVVSLYVNDYNAAARAAYRRVGFRETGAFMSVLF
- the dxr gene encoding 1-deoxy-D-xylulose-5-phosphate reductoisomerase, which encodes MTDSLADPHLRYSAPTHRSGGPREIVILGSTGSIGTQAIDLVLRNPDRFTVTALSAAGGRVELLAEQAHRLDVRAVAVAREDAAPALRAALADRYGSRPLPEVLAGPDAATELARSECHTVLNGITGSIGLAPTLAALEAGRSLALANKESLIVGGPLVKAVAKPGQIVPVDSEHAALFQALLGGARSEVRKLVVTASGGPFRGRTKEQLAAVTPADALAHPTWSMGPVITVNSATLVNKGLEVIEAHLLYDIPFDRIEVVVHPQSYVHSMVEFTDGSTLAQATPPDMRGPIAIGLGWPERVPDAAPAFDWSKASTWEFFPLDEEAFPSVALARHVGGLGGTAPAVFNAANEECVDAFLSGGLPFNGIVDTVAEVVAEHGTPDRGTLLTVPDVLQAETWARARARELVARTATAVRTAGATSEARA
- a CDS encoding M50 family metallopeptidase, translating into MTLLMTVLGIVVFVVGLLFSIAWHELGHLSTAKMFGIRVPQYMVGFGPTIFSRKKGDTEYGIKAIPLGGYIRMIGMFPPGEDGKIAARSTSPWRGMIEDARSAAFEELQPGDESRLFYTRKPWKRVIVMFAGPFMNLVLAVVLFLGVLMTFGVRTETTQVGSVQDCVVKASSATDTCPKDAPKSPANAAGLRPKDKIVAFDGDPTPDWKTIQKDIRKTTGPATITVERDGKRLDLHANLIKNQVQKYDGDGNPIRGEYITAGFLGFAPASGIVQQSFGQSVDRMGDMVQSGVESLVALPGKIPDLWNAAFDGGERKADSPMGVVGAARVGGEVFTLDIPPSQQIALMLTLVAGFNLSLFLFNMLPLLPLDGGHIAGALWESVRRMFARVFRRPDPGPFDVAKLMPVAYVVAGIFICFTLLVLVADVVNPVRLT